ATAGCCTATCAGCCTCTGGCTGTAACGGTGTGTCAGGAGGGATGTTTCAAGGGCCACTCTCGCATTATGATGCCAGAAATCCATCAACGCATCCACAGCACCTGCGGTGTGGCCGCCTGCAAAACCGATTTCATCTATGAGTCTGGGATCTGCGGCCCCATAGCGCATCGATAGGGGCGATTTCACTGCCGAAACGACTTTTCTGAACCCCGAAACCCCGTGGTTCACGAGAGGTAAACCATTGAGGACGGATTTTCCCCTCTTTACGCTCTCTTCAAGCCTTCGACCAGCTTCCGTAAAATCCAGCTGTCTCGAGAAACTGTCTACCGACGTTCCGAGAATATCCGCAAGTCCTTCCTGCTCCACATAGGTAAGGAGTTCGATTTGTTCCTCAATGGTTGCCTTGCCCATGCCTGTGATGGCGTACGTCTCACCATGCTCCCTGGCGTAGCGCATTTTATAGACCCAATTCTTCTCCGGAAGCAGACTGCTGTGAAAGGCGATCGCCTCATCAAGGTCCACATCTTTTCCCGTGGGCCACTGTGTGAGAACCTCCTCTCTTTCTTTGAAGAATTCTTCATCGGTCAGCTTTCTATTCCTGATTTCCATTACCGGCTCCTTCTGGCTGTAATATCCGCTTCAAGATCAGCGATGGCCTTTGTAGGCATGGTGCCGGGCGGATATACTCGATCTATACCCATATCCACAAACTTCTTTTCTGCCTCTGTCCATGCCGCCTCGCCGACGAGTAGGTAGCCGCCCAAATACAGAAGGACCTTGTTGAGTCCCGCCTCAACGCACTTCTCTCTCAGGCCGGGTATAAGCGCTTCAGCGTGGCCGCTGAGAGAAGAAATCAGGATTGCATCCGCATTTGTTTCAATAGCACCCTCAACAAACTCTGTCTGCGATACCTGAGACCCCAGGGGTACGACCTTGAATCCCGCTTTACCCAGGGCATACTCGAGTATTCTTATGCCGACGATATGGACATCGTCTCCTATCACCCCTGTCACTATTGTTCCTTTGGATTGAATGTCATTGTTCATGAGGTCCTCGATTTCAAATGGCCCTGGCTCCGGAATGATTTCCCTACTTCACCGCCGGGCAGATATATGACCAAGCCTCTCTCATCTGTCCTCGTCCAGCACCTTGTATTCCTTTTTCAGGTCCGTAGGGGCGAGTCCGAAGTCGAGCATATGGTGAAGCGGGAGGTGTACGTCTATCGCTACCTGTGAGCACATTACCTCGCAAAAACAGCAGAAGGAACATTCAGCCGGATAGGCGACGACCGGCAATTGCTTTTCTTCATCCCAGCCGAAGATATCCATAGGACAGTGTTGATAACATACACCGCATCTGTTGCAGTGTTCGTAATCGATCCTTGGGCCATAATTGACATCAGTCTTGTACATGTATTTCCTCCTTTCAGATCATCCCTTTTATTCTTTATTCAGTCTTTCGCGATCGTACTTGATTTCACCGGCTATCTTTTGTGCCGTGACCACCATGTCGTCCCACGCGGGATCCATTTCCGGATAGTCGTCGCGGTAATGGGCCGGTACCATACGGCTTTCAGTCCGCCTCAGAGCAAATTGTGCATGCAGCTCTGATATTTGTATGATGTCTTTCACCTCCAGAGCCCGCATTAGCTCGTGCGGATTGCCCGCGTACAGCAAGGGTACTGCGCCCTGGTACGCGAATCTCAGCAATTCAATAGCGCGATCCATTTTTGCTTTAACCCTTTTGATGCCCACGTAGTTGTAGTTTACATTTCTGACATAGTCTTCAAGCTCTAATGGATTCACTCGGTATTCAGATCGCTGTGACAGCGGGGACAGGACCGCCTTTCTCGTCAACTCCACCTGCCGTAACTGTTCCGGGCCAAACGATTCCAGCTTTTCACATTTCACCAGTTCCGTGACATGATCCGCGATCAGACATGCCCAGGTGAATCCGTGTGAACCGGCCGAGCCGCCGCCAGAAACGGTTCCACCTGCAAACAGGTTCTTTACCCCGGTCTCTGCGTATTCGTTTTCACGGAAAACACCACCGCTCGCCTGCATACCTATACCGACCAGTACGGGCACGCATTCGGCGGGCCGTTCGTTCGTGAGACCGCCGGCGAGTTTGTGGAACTTGAGCGCCCTCGTCGGTTCTGTTGCGGCCGTAAAATAGACCGCGGCTACATCATCATCGGTGGCTACATTCTTTGCGGATAGAATAACATCATTCGCATACTCCGAGTTCCGGACGTTGGGTGAAAAGAGGAAATTTACCCCGGGGATCATGCCGCCCATTTTGGTGACATTGCTGTCGGGGTACTTATCCTCAAGATACTCCCCTTTGGAGTTGTACATCTTGAAATACCAGTTGCAGGCTCCGCCACCGCTGGAGTGGTTTATTCCTTTGGATACGTTGTAGACGATATTGATCTCCATATTCCAGAGTTTTGCACCTGCGTCTAACGCACATATATGTCCTCCTCCGTGGTTCATTGGGGCCGTCAGGGTGTAGAAGAGGTTATTAGGGTAGGGGGCCCATGGATAGGGATAGAGCCTTGCTGCCATTCCGGTTGCCAGAAGGAGCGTCTTGGCCTTGAACACGAGAAACTTGCCGGTTCTTACGTTGATAGCCGTTGCTCCGATGGCTTTGCCGTCGTTCGTTACGATACTCGTCACCATCGTTCTATCGAGGATCCTCACTCCCGCCTTGCGGACCGCAGTTCCCAGTCTCATCTTAAGATCGGAGCCTCTCGACAGAGTCCCGAATAGAGGTTCATACGGTTTTCCATGCTCGTCATATTCGATGCGGCCCCATACGGTTCCTTTTCTGTATCCCTGAAGCACCTTAAGCGAACCATCGTCTTCGCGGAGCTTGACGCCGATCTCTTCGAGGAGGGGCACCGACACGTAGGTGTTCTTCGCTTGTTTCTCGGCCAGCTTGGCTTGCTTGAGACCTTTGTACCGCTCGGTCCCCATTGCTCCCTTCTTTACATCATTTGTGCTGGCTTCCTTTTTCCCCATATCCTCCTTATGAAGCGGAATCTGGTTAAAATTATCGAGTCCCACTCCATCACCGCTATATTCCATCGTGGCTTTGTCAATCACGGTAATATCCAAATCTTTGCTGTTTTTCCTGGCCCGGATAGCAGCCAGGCTTCCTACCAGGCCGCCACCGATGATCAGGAAGTCTGTTTCGATGACGCCGTCTGATAATTGTTCGAGTGTTGCCGCCATGGTGTCCTCCTTATCCTTTTTCTTTAATGGAGATCAATCGAGTTTCAAGCTGACGCATCGAAGGTTGTACATGTTTTGCAACCTTTCGTAGGTGAGTCTGGGCGCGTCGTAAAAATCCAATTTGAAACAAAAATCCGAACAATAAACGTGCTCTTTGCCTCTGAGGATTTTGATTTCCGGATCACCCTTGATAGGCCTGCCGCAATACTCGCAATTCTCTTTCTTTGCCATAGTTTGCCTCCAGGTTTTTTTGTTAATCCTTTTCTTTCTCATTCTTTCTCAGGCTGCTTTTTTATTAAAAGAAGCAAAAACGATACCACTCAAGCGGTGGCCTTGAGATAATGCGGAAAAACCGTTGTTTCGGGGTCAAGACCTTCTATGATTCAGGATTTAGGCGGGATTCACGTGGGGCGGCCAGTGACTTCTTGGTGCGTTTTGTTCCAGGTTCTTTTGGTAGAAAATCCCTAAATACCGTAATTAATCACCATATTTGATGGTAGGTTATGGCTTTATTGCCTTACGGATTGTTAGGCGAGGGCCTATCTCCATCTAGGCGGAACGTTTGTTGTATATTGCCGGCTTAACGATGTCGAGTTTTTTCATGCGGTATATCAATGTTGAAGCGTTTATGTCGAGCAATTCAGCTGCTCCACCGGGTCCGTAGACCTTCCATCTGGTTTCCCTAAGGGCACCAAGGATATGCTCCCGTTCCTTTTCTTTGAGGGTTTTGGCGTTGCCGTTCTTCCCGTCTAATGTGGGTGCGTTCTCAAAGGGGGGTAGCCGAAAATCGGATCCTGTGCTCGATATGATACCTCTCTGGACGACATTTTCCAGTTCGCGCACGTT
The Syntrophorhabdaceae bacterium DNA segment above includes these coding regions:
- the glmS gene encoding methylaspartate mutase subunit S, which translates into the protein MNNDIQSKGTIVTGVIGDDVHIVGIRILEYALGKAGFKVVPLGSQVSQTEFVEGAIETNADAILISSLSGHAEALIPGLREKCVEAGLNKVLLYLGGYLLVGEAAWTEAEKKFVDMGIDRVYPPGTMPTKAIADLEADITARRSR
- a CDS encoding ferredoxin family protein: MYKTDVNYGPRIDYEHCNRCGVCYQHCPMDIFGWDEEKQLPVVAYPAECSFCCFCEVMCSQVAIDVHLPLHHMLDFGLAPTDLKKEYKVLDEDR
- a CDS encoding FAD-binding protein; protein product: MAATLEQLSDGVIETDFLIIGGGLVGSLAAIRARKNSKDLDITVIDKATMEYSGDGVGLDNFNQIPLHKEDMGKKEASTNDVKKGAMGTERYKGLKQAKLAEKQAKNTYVSVPLLEEIGVKLREDDGSLKVLQGYRKGTVWGRIEYDEHGKPYEPLFGTLSRGSDLKMRLGTAVRKAGVRILDRTMVTSIVTNDGKAIGATAINVRTGKFLVFKAKTLLLATGMAARLYPYPWAPYPNNLFYTLTAPMNHGGGHICALDAGAKLWNMEINIVYNVSKGINHSSGGGACNWYFKMYNSKGEYLEDKYPDSNVTKMGGMIPGVNFLFSPNVRNSEYANDVILSAKNVATDDDVAAVYFTAATEPTRALKFHKLAGGLTNERPAECVPVLVGIGMQASGGVFRENEYAETGVKNLFAGGTVSGGGSAGSHGFTWACLIADHVTELVKCEKLESFGPEQLRQVELTRKAVLSPLSQRSEYRVNPLELEDYVRNVNYNYVGIKRVKAKMDRAIELLRFAYQGAVPLLYAGNPHELMRALEVKDIIQISELHAQFALRRTESRMVPAHYRDDYPEMDPAWDDMVVTAQKIAGEIKYDRERLNKE